Proteins encoded together in one Onychomys torridus chromosome 1, mOncTor1.1, whole genome shotgun sequence window:
- the Rcor2 gene encoding REST corepressor 2, which translates to MPSVMEKPSAGSGILSRSRAKTAPNGGQPHSEDDSSEEEHSHDSMIRVGTNYQAVIPECKPESPARYSNKELKGMLVWSPNHCVSDAKLDKYIAMAKEKHGYNIEQALGMLLWHKHDVEKSLADLANFTPFPDEWTVEDKVLFEQAFGFHGKCFQRIQQMLPDKLIPSLVKYYYSWKKTRSRTSVMDRQARRLGGRKDKEDSDELEEGRGTVSEGEPDTGDPKREPLPSRPLNARPGPGKKEVQVSQYRHHPLRTRRRPPKGMYLSPEGLTAVSGSPDLANLTLRGLDSQLISLKRQVQSMKQTNSSLRQALEGGIDPLRPPEASTKFNSRWTTDEQLLAVQAIRRYGKDFGAIAEVIGNKTLTQVKTFFVSYRRRFNLEEVLQEWEAEQDGAPAAPAPMEEARRGAPGPAPALEDDEVQITSVSTSVPRSVPPAPPPPPPPTSLSQPPPLLRPPLPTAPTLLRQPPPLQQGRFLQPRLAPNQPPPPLIRPALAASRHSARPGPQPPPTLIGAPLEPPAPSI; encoded by the exons ATGCCCTCGGTGATGGAGAAGCCCAGTGCGGGCTCCGGGATCCTGTCCCGAAGTCGGGCCAAGACGGCACCCAACGGCGGACAGCCGCACTCGGAGGATGACAGCAGTGAGGAGGAGCACTCGCACG ACAGCATGATCCGCGTTGGAACCAATTACCAAGCAGTAATTCCGGAGTGCAAGCCTG AGAGCCCAGCGCGCTATAGCAACAAGGAGCTGAAGGGGATGTTGGTGTGGTCACCCAACCACTGCGTATCGGATGCCAAAC TTGACAAGTACATTGCCATGGCCAAGGAGAAGCATGGTTACAACATTGAGCAG GCACTTGGCATGCTTCTGTGGCATAAACATGATGTGGAGaaatccctggctgacctggccAACTTCACCCCCTTCCCTGATGAGTGGACAGTAGAGGATAAGGTGCTATTTGAACAGGCCTTTGGATTCCATGGAAAGTGCTTCCAGCGGATTCAGCAGATG CTACCTGACAAGCTGATCCCCAGCCTGGTGAAGTATTACTACTCTTGGAAGAAGACCCGAAGTCGAACTAGTGTGATGGACAGGCAGGCCAGGCGGCTGGGTGGCCGCAAGGACAAAGAAgacag TGATGAGCTTGAAGAGGGACGAGGAACTGTGAGTGAGGGAGAGCCAGACACTGGAGACCCCAAGCGAGAG CCTCTGCCATCTCGACCTCTGAATGCACGGCCTGGTCCTGGGAAGAAGGAGGTTCAGGTGTCTCAGTACCGCCACCACCCACTTCGAACTCGGAGACGTCCACCCAAGGGCATGTACCTGAGTCCTGAAGGCCTCACTGCAGTATCAGGAAGCCCAGACCTTGCTAACCTCACACTCCGAGGTCTCGACTCACAGCTCATCTCTCTTAAGCGCCAG GTTCAGAGCATGAAGCAGACCAATAGCAGCCTCCGACAAGCACTGGAGGGTGGCATAGACCCTCTCCGCCCCCCTGAG GCCAGTACCAAGTTCAATTCCCGCTGGACCACAGATGAGCAACTTCTGGCTGTACAAG CTATTCGTAGATATGGCAAAGACTTTGGGGCTATTGCGGAGGTGATTGGGAACAAGACTCTGACCCAAGTGAAGACCTTCTTTGTGAGCTACCGTCGCCGCTTCAACCTGGAGGAGGTGCTGCAGGAATGGGAGGCTGAGCAGGATGGGGCGCCTGCAGCTCCAGCCCCCATGGAAGAGGCCAGGCGAGGGGCTCCTGGGCCAGCACCAGCCCTAGAAGATGATGAG GTCCAGATTACCTCTGTATCAACGTCTGTACCCCGATCAGTACCCCCTGcaccgcccccgcccccgccaccTACCTCACTTTCCCAGCCCCCTCCACTGCTGAGGCCACCTCTGCCCACAGCTCCCACATTGCTCCGCCAGCCACCTCCCCTGCAACAGGGCCGCTTCCTGCAGCCCCGGCTGGCCCCCAACCAGCCCCCACCACCTCTCATCCGCCCTGCCCTGGCTGCCTCTCGCCACAGTGCCCGCCCTGGTCCTCAGCCTCCACCTACCCTGATTGGAGCCCCCTTGGAGCCCCCTGCACCCTCAATTTGA
- the Mark2 gene encoding serine/threonine-protein kinase MARK2 isoform X3 — protein sequence MSSARTPLPTLNERDTEQPALGHLDSKPSSKSNMLRGRNSATSADEQPHIGNYRLLKTIGKGNFAKVKLARHILTGKEVAVKIIDKTQLNSSSLQKLFREVRIMKVLNHPNIVKLFEVIETEKTLYLVMEYASGGEVFDYLVAHGRMKEKEARAKFRQIVSAVQYCHQKFIVHRDLKAENLLLDADMNIKIADFGFSNEFTFGNKLDTFCGSPPYAAPELFQGKKYDGPEVDVWSLGVILYTLVSGSLPFDGQNLKELRERVLRGKYRIPFYMSTDCENLLKKFLILNPSKRGTLEQIMKDRWMNVGHEDDELKPYVEPLPDYKDPRRTELMVSMGYTREEIQDSLVSQRYNEVMATYLLLGYKSSELEGDNITLKPRPSADLSNSSAPSPSHKVQRSVSANPKQRRSSDQAVPAIPTSNSYSKKPQSNNADMKRPEEETGRKASSTVKVPASPLPGLERKKTTPTPSTNSVLSTSTNRSRNSPLLDRASLGQSSIQNGKDSTAPQRVPVASPSAHNISSSGGAPDRTNFPRGVSSRSTFHAGQLRQVRDQQNLPYGVTPASPSGHSQGRRGASGSIFSKFTSKFVRRNLSFRFARRNLNEPESKDRVETLRPHVVGGGGNDKEKEEFREAKPRSLRFTWSMKTTSSMEPNEMMREIRKVLDANSCQSELHERYMLLCMHGTPGHENFVQWEMEVCKLPRLSLNGVRFKRISGTSMAFKNIASKIANELKL from the exons CCCGCCTTGGGACACCTTGATTCCAAGCCCAGCAGTAAATCCAACATGCTGCGGGGCCGCAACTCAGCCACCTCTGCTGACGAGCAGCCCCATATTGGCAACTACCGGCTCCTTAAGACCATTGGCAAGGGTAACTTTGCCAAGGTGAAATTGGCCCGGCACATCCTGACAGGGAAAGAG GTAGCTGTGAAGATCATTGACAAGACTCAGCTGAACTCCTCCAGCCTTCAGAAA CTATTCCGAGAAGTAAGAATAATGAAGGTTTTGAATCATCCCAACATAG TTAAGTTGTTTGAAGTGATCGAAACTGAGAAGACACTCTACCTTGTCATGGAGTACGCCAGTGGCG GAGAAGTATTTGATTACCTGGTGGCCCACGGcaggatgaaagaaaaagaagcccgAGCCAAATTCCGTCAG atagtGTCTGCTGTGCAGTACTGTCACCAGAAGTTCATTGTTCACAGAGATCTAAAG GCAGAAAACCTACTCTTGGATGCTGATATGAACATCAAGATTGCAGACTTTGGCTTTAGCAACGAATTCACCTTTGGGAACAAGCTGGATACTTTCTGTGGCAGTCCTCCTTATGCTGCCCCAGAACTCTTCCAGGGCAAAAAGTATGATGGTCCTGAAGTGGATGTGTGGAGCCTGGGAGTCATCCTCTATACACTGGTCAGCGGATCCCTGCCTTTTGATGGACAGAACCTCAAG GAGCTACGGGAGCGGGTACTGAGGGGAAAATACCGAATTCCGTTCTACATGTCCACGGACTGTGAAAACCTGCTTAAGAAATTTCTCATACTTAATCCTAGTAAGAGAGGCACTTTAGAG caAATTATGAAAGATCGGTGGATGAACGTGGGGCACGAGGATGATGAGCTAAAGCCTTATGTGGAACCACTCCCTGACTACAAGGACCCCCGGCGGACAG AGTTGATGGTGTCAATGGGTTACACACGGGAAGAGATCCAGGACTCGCTGGTGAGCCAGAGGTACAACGAAGTGATGGCCACCTATCTGCTTCTGGGCTACAAGAGTTCTGAG CTGGAAGGTGACAACATCACTCTGAAGCCCCGGCCTTCAGCTGACCTGTCCAACAGTAGTGCCCCATCTCCATCCCACAAGGTCCAGCGCAGTGTCTCTGCCAACCCTAAGCAGCGACGCTCCAGCGACCAGG CTGTCCCTGCCATCCCCACCTCGAATTCCTACTCTAAGAAGCCTCAGAGTAATAACGCAGACATGAAGCGGCCTGAGGAGGAGACTGGCCGGAAAGCCAGCAGCACCGTCAAAGTGCCTGCCAGccctctgcctggcctggagAGGAAGAAAACCACTCCCACCCCCTCCACA AACAGCGTCCTCTCCACCAGCACAAACCGAAGCAGGAACTCCCCACTTTTGGACAGGGCCAGCCTTGGCCAGTCCTCCATCCAGAACGGTAAAGACAG CACAGCCCCCCAGCGTGTCCCTGTCGCCTCCCCCTCCGCCCACAACATCAGCAGCAGTGGTGGAGCCCCAGACAGAACTAATTTCCCCCGGGGTGTGTCCAGTCGAAGCACCTTCCATGCTGGGCAGCTCCGACAGGTGCGGGACCAGCAGAATCTGCCCTACGGTGTGACCCCAGCTTCTCCCTCTGGCCATAGCCAGGGCCGGCGGGGGGCCTCTGGCAGCATCTTCAGCAAGTTCACCTCCAAGTTTGTCCGCAG aaatctgTCTTTCAGGTTTGCCAGAAG GAACCTGAATGAACCTGAAAGCAAAGACCGAGTGGAGACGCTCAG ACCTCACGTCGTAGGCGGTGGAGGTAACgacaaggagaaggaggagtTCCGGGAGGCCAAGCCTCGTTCCCTGCGCTTCACCTGGAGCATGAAGACCACGAGCTCTATGGAGCCCAATGAGATGATGCGGGAGATCCGCAAGGTGCTGGACGCCAACAGCTGCCAGAGTGAGCTGCACGAGCGGTACATGCTGCTGTGCATGCATGGCACGCCAGGCCACGAGAACTTTGTGCAGTGGGAGATGGAGGTGTGCAAGCTGCCCCGGCTGTCTCTCAACGGTGTCCGGTTTAAGCGGATATCAGGCACCTCCATGGCCTTCAAAAACATTGCCTCCAAAATAGCCAACGAACTGAAGCTTTAA
- the Mark2 gene encoding serine/threonine-protein kinase MARK2 isoform X4 encodes MSSARTPLPTLNERDTEQPALGHLDSKPSSKSNMLRGRNSATSADEQPHIGNYRLLKTIGKGNFAKVKLARHILTGKEVAVKIIDKTQLNSSSLQKLFREVRIMKVLNHPNIVKLFEVIETEKTLYLVMEYASGGEVFDYLVAHGRMKEKEARAKFRQIVSAVQYCHQKFIVHRDLKAENLLLDADMNIKIADFGFSNEFTFGNKLDTFCGSPPYAAPELFQGKKYDGPEVDVWSLGVILYTLVSGSLPFDGQNLKELRERVLRGKYRIPFYMSTDCENLLKKFLILNPSKRGTLEQIMKDRWMNVGHEDDELKPYVEPLPDYKDPRRTELMVSMGYTREEIQDSLVSQRYNEVMATYLLLGYKSSELEGDNITLKPRPSADLSNSSAPSPSHKVQRSVSANPKQRRSSDQAVPAIPTSNSYSKKPQSNNADMKRPEEETGRKASSTVKVPASPLPGLERKKTTPTPSTNSVLSTSTNRSRNSPLLDRASLGQSSIQNGKDSTAPQRVPVASPSAHNISSSGGAPDRTNFPRGVSSRSTFHAGQLRQVRDQQNLPYGVTPASPSGHSQGRRGASGSIFSKFTSKFVRRNLNEPESKDRVETLRPHVVGGGGNDKEKEEFREAKPRSLRFTWSMKTTSSMEPNEMMREIRKVLDANSCQSELHERYMLLCMHGTPGHENFVQWEMEVCKLPRLSLNGVRFKRISGTSMAFKNIASKIANELKL; translated from the exons CCCGCCTTGGGACACCTTGATTCCAAGCCCAGCAGTAAATCCAACATGCTGCGGGGCCGCAACTCAGCCACCTCTGCTGACGAGCAGCCCCATATTGGCAACTACCGGCTCCTTAAGACCATTGGCAAGGGTAACTTTGCCAAGGTGAAATTGGCCCGGCACATCCTGACAGGGAAAGAG GTAGCTGTGAAGATCATTGACAAGACTCAGCTGAACTCCTCCAGCCTTCAGAAA CTATTCCGAGAAGTAAGAATAATGAAGGTTTTGAATCATCCCAACATAG TTAAGTTGTTTGAAGTGATCGAAACTGAGAAGACACTCTACCTTGTCATGGAGTACGCCAGTGGCG GAGAAGTATTTGATTACCTGGTGGCCCACGGcaggatgaaagaaaaagaagcccgAGCCAAATTCCGTCAG atagtGTCTGCTGTGCAGTACTGTCACCAGAAGTTCATTGTTCACAGAGATCTAAAG GCAGAAAACCTACTCTTGGATGCTGATATGAACATCAAGATTGCAGACTTTGGCTTTAGCAACGAATTCACCTTTGGGAACAAGCTGGATACTTTCTGTGGCAGTCCTCCTTATGCTGCCCCAGAACTCTTCCAGGGCAAAAAGTATGATGGTCCTGAAGTGGATGTGTGGAGCCTGGGAGTCATCCTCTATACACTGGTCAGCGGATCCCTGCCTTTTGATGGACAGAACCTCAAG GAGCTACGGGAGCGGGTACTGAGGGGAAAATACCGAATTCCGTTCTACATGTCCACGGACTGTGAAAACCTGCTTAAGAAATTTCTCATACTTAATCCTAGTAAGAGAGGCACTTTAGAG caAATTATGAAAGATCGGTGGATGAACGTGGGGCACGAGGATGATGAGCTAAAGCCTTATGTGGAACCACTCCCTGACTACAAGGACCCCCGGCGGACAG AGTTGATGGTGTCAATGGGTTACACACGGGAAGAGATCCAGGACTCGCTGGTGAGCCAGAGGTACAACGAAGTGATGGCCACCTATCTGCTTCTGGGCTACAAGAGTTCTGAG CTGGAAGGTGACAACATCACTCTGAAGCCCCGGCCTTCAGCTGACCTGTCCAACAGTAGTGCCCCATCTCCATCCCACAAGGTCCAGCGCAGTGTCTCTGCCAACCCTAAGCAGCGACGCTCCAGCGACCAGG CTGTCCCTGCCATCCCCACCTCGAATTCCTACTCTAAGAAGCCTCAGAGTAATAACGCAGACATGAAGCGGCCTGAGGAGGAGACTGGCCGGAAAGCCAGCAGCACCGTCAAAGTGCCTGCCAGccctctgcctggcctggagAGGAAGAAAACCACTCCCACCCCCTCCACA AACAGCGTCCTCTCCACCAGCACAAACCGAAGCAGGAACTCCCCACTTTTGGACAGGGCCAGCCTTGGCCAGTCCTCCATCCAGAACGGTAAAGACAG CACAGCCCCCCAGCGTGTCCCTGTCGCCTCCCCCTCCGCCCACAACATCAGCAGCAGTGGTGGAGCCCCAGACAGAACTAATTTCCCCCGGGGTGTGTCCAGTCGAAGCACCTTCCATGCTGGGCAGCTCCGACAGGTGCGGGACCAGCAGAATCTGCCCTACGGTGTGACCCCAGCTTCTCCCTCTGGCCATAGCCAGGGCCGGCGGGGGGCCTCTGGCAGCATCTTCAGCAAGTTCACCTCCAAGTTTGTCCGCAG GAACCTGAATGAACCTGAAAGCAAAGACCGAGTGGAGACGCTCAG ACCTCACGTCGTAGGCGGTGGAGGTAACgacaaggagaaggaggagtTCCGGGAGGCCAAGCCTCGTTCCCTGCGCTTCACCTGGAGCATGAAGACCACGAGCTCTATGGAGCCCAATGAGATGATGCGGGAGATCCGCAAGGTGCTGGACGCCAACAGCTGCCAGAGTGAGCTGCACGAGCGGTACATGCTGCTGTGCATGCATGGCACGCCAGGCCACGAGAACTTTGTGCAGTGGGAGATGGAGGTGTGCAAGCTGCCCCGGCTGTCTCTCAACGGTGTCCGGTTTAAGCGGATATCAGGCACCTCCATGGCCTTCAAAAACATTGCCTCCAAAATAGCCAACGAACTGAAGCTTTAA
- the Mark2 gene encoding serine/threonine-protein kinase MARK2 isoform X2 has translation MSSARTPLPTLNERDTEQPALGHLDSKPSSKSNMLRGRNSATSADEQPHIGNYRLLKTIGKGNFAKVKLARHILTGKEVAVKIIDKTQLNSSSLQKLFREVRIMKVLNHPNIVKLFEVIETEKTLYLVMEYASGGEVFDYLVAHGRMKEKEARAKFRQIVSAVQYCHQKFIVHRDLKAENLLLDADMNIKIADFGFSNEFTFGNKLDTFCGSPPYAAPELFQGKKYDGPEVDVWSLGVILYTLVSGSLPFDGQNLKELRERVLRGKYRIPFYMSTDCENLLKKFLILNPSKRGTLEQIMKDRWMNVGHEDDELKPYVEPLPDYKDPRRTELMVSMGYTREEIQDSLVSQRYNEVMATYLLLGYKSSELEGDNITLKPRPSADLSNSSAPSPSHKVQRSVSANPKQRRSSDQAVPAIPTSNSYSKKPQSNNADMKRPEEETGRKASSTVKVPASPLPGLERKKTTPTPSTNSVLSTSTNRSRNSPLLDRASLGQSSIQNGKDSLTMPGSRASTASASAAVSAARPRQHQKSMSASVHPNKASGLPPTESNCEVPRPSTAPQRVPVASPSAHNISSSGGAPDRTNFPRGVSSRSTFHAGQLRQVRDQQNLPYGVTPASPSGHSQGRRGASGSIFSKFTSKFVRRNLNEPESKDRVETLRPHVVGGGGNDKEKEEFREAKPRSLRFTWSMKTTSSMEPNEMMREIRKVLDANSCQSELHERYMLLCMHGTPGHENFVQWEMEVCKLPRLSLNGVRFKRISGTSMAFKNIASKIANELKL, from the exons CCCGCCTTGGGACACCTTGATTCCAAGCCCAGCAGTAAATCCAACATGCTGCGGGGCCGCAACTCAGCCACCTCTGCTGACGAGCAGCCCCATATTGGCAACTACCGGCTCCTTAAGACCATTGGCAAGGGTAACTTTGCCAAGGTGAAATTGGCCCGGCACATCCTGACAGGGAAAGAG GTAGCTGTGAAGATCATTGACAAGACTCAGCTGAACTCCTCCAGCCTTCAGAAA CTATTCCGAGAAGTAAGAATAATGAAGGTTTTGAATCATCCCAACATAG TTAAGTTGTTTGAAGTGATCGAAACTGAGAAGACACTCTACCTTGTCATGGAGTACGCCAGTGGCG GAGAAGTATTTGATTACCTGGTGGCCCACGGcaggatgaaagaaaaagaagcccgAGCCAAATTCCGTCAG atagtGTCTGCTGTGCAGTACTGTCACCAGAAGTTCATTGTTCACAGAGATCTAAAG GCAGAAAACCTACTCTTGGATGCTGATATGAACATCAAGATTGCAGACTTTGGCTTTAGCAACGAATTCACCTTTGGGAACAAGCTGGATACTTTCTGTGGCAGTCCTCCTTATGCTGCCCCAGAACTCTTCCAGGGCAAAAAGTATGATGGTCCTGAAGTGGATGTGTGGAGCCTGGGAGTCATCCTCTATACACTGGTCAGCGGATCCCTGCCTTTTGATGGACAGAACCTCAAG GAGCTACGGGAGCGGGTACTGAGGGGAAAATACCGAATTCCGTTCTACATGTCCACGGACTGTGAAAACCTGCTTAAGAAATTTCTCATACTTAATCCTAGTAAGAGAGGCACTTTAGAG caAATTATGAAAGATCGGTGGATGAACGTGGGGCACGAGGATGATGAGCTAAAGCCTTATGTGGAACCACTCCCTGACTACAAGGACCCCCGGCGGACAG AGTTGATGGTGTCAATGGGTTACACACGGGAAGAGATCCAGGACTCGCTGGTGAGCCAGAGGTACAACGAAGTGATGGCCACCTATCTGCTTCTGGGCTACAAGAGTTCTGAG CTGGAAGGTGACAACATCACTCTGAAGCCCCGGCCTTCAGCTGACCTGTCCAACAGTAGTGCCCCATCTCCATCCCACAAGGTCCAGCGCAGTGTCTCTGCCAACCCTAAGCAGCGACGCTCCAGCGACCAGG CTGTCCCTGCCATCCCCACCTCGAATTCCTACTCTAAGAAGCCTCAGAGTAATAACGCAGACATGAAGCGGCCTGAGGAGGAGACTGGCCGGAAAGCCAGCAGCACCGTCAAAGTGCCTGCCAGccctctgcctggcctggagAGGAAGAAAACCACTCCCACCCCCTCCACA AACAGCGTCCTCTCCACCAGCACAAACCGAAGCAGGAACTCCCCACTTTTGGACAGGGCCAGCCTTGGCCAGTCCTCCATCCAGAACGGTAAAGACAG CCTAACCATGCCAGGGTCCCGGGCCTCCACGGCTTCTGCTTCCGCCGCGGTCTCTGCGGCCCGGCCCCGCCAGCACCAGAAATCCATGTCTGCCTCCGTACACCCCAACAAGGCCTCTGGGTTGCCCCCCACGGAGAGTAACTGTGAGGTGCCTCGGCCCAG CACAGCCCCCCAGCGTGTCCCTGTCGCCTCCCCCTCCGCCCACAACATCAGCAGCAGTGGTGGAGCCCCAGACAGAACTAATTTCCCCCGGGGTGTGTCCAGTCGAAGCACCTTCCATGCTGGGCAGCTCCGACAGGTGCGGGACCAGCAGAATCTGCCCTACGGTGTGACCCCAGCTTCTCCCTCTGGCCATAGCCAGGGCCGGCGGGGGGCCTCTGGCAGCATCTTCAGCAAGTTCACCTCCAAGTTTGTCCGCAG GAACCTGAATGAACCTGAAAGCAAAGACCGAGTGGAGACGCTCAG ACCTCACGTCGTAGGCGGTGGAGGTAACgacaaggagaaggaggagtTCCGGGAGGCCAAGCCTCGTTCCCTGCGCTTCACCTGGAGCATGAAGACCACGAGCTCTATGGAGCCCAATGAGATGATGCGGGAGATCCGCAAGGTGCTGGACGCCAACAGCTGCCAGAGTGAGCTGCACGAGCGGTACATGCTGCTGTGCATGCATGGCACGCCAGGCCACGAGAACTTTGTGCAGTGGGAGATGGAGGTGTGCAAGCTGCCCCGGCTGTCTCTCAACGGTGTCCGGTTTAAGCGGATATCAGGCACCTCCATGGCCTTCAAAAACATTGCCTCCAAAATAGCCAACGAACTGAAGCTTTAA
- the Mark2 gene encoding serine/threonine-protein kinase MARK2 isoform X1 gives MSSARTPLPTLNERDTEQPALGHLDSKPSSKSNMLRGRNSATSADEQPHIGNYRLLKTIGKGNFAKVKLARHILTGKEVAVKIIDKTQLNSSSLQKLFREVRIMKVLNHPNIVKLFEVIETEKTLYLVMEYASGGEVFDYLVAHGRMKEKEARAKFRQIVSAVQYCHQKFIVHRDLKAENLLLDADMNIKIADFGFSNEFTFGNKLDTFCGSPPYAAPELFQGKKYDGPEVDVWSLGVILYTLVSGSLPFDGQNLKELRERVLRGKYRIPFYMSTDCENLLKKFLILNPSKRGTLEQIMKDRWMNVGHEDDELKPYVEPLPDYKDPRRTELMVSMGYTREEIQDSLVSQRYNEVMATYLLLGYKSSELEGDNITLKPRPSADLSNSSAPSPSHKVQRSVSANPKQRRSSDQAVPAIPTSNSYSKKPQSNNADMKRPEEETGRKASSTVKVPASPLPGLERKKTTPTPSTNSVLSTSTNRSRNSPLLDRASLGQSSIQNGKDSLTMPGSRASTASASAAVSAARPRQHQKSMSASVHPNKASGLPPTESNCEVPRPSTAPQRVPVASPSAHNISSSGGAPDRTNFPRGVSSRSTFHAGQLRQVRDQQNLPYGVTPASPSGHSQGRRGASGSIFSKFTSKFVRRNLSFRFARRNLNEPESKDRVETLRPHVVGGGGNDKEKEEFREAKPRSLRFTWSMKTTSSMEPNEMMREIRKVLDANSCQSELHERYMLLCMHGTPGHENFVQWEMEVCKLPRLSLNGVRFKRISGTSMAFKNIASKIANELKL, from the exons CCCGCCTTGGGACACCTTGATTCCAAGCCCAGCAGTAAATCCAACATGCTGCGGGGCCGCAACTCAGCCACCTCTGCTGACGAGCAGCCCCATATTGGCAACTACCGGCTCCTTAAGACCATTGGCAAGGGTAACTTTGCCAAGGTGAAATTGGCCCGGCACATCCTGACAGGGAAAGAG GTAGCTGTGAAGATCATTGACAAGACTCAGCTGAACTCCTCCAGCCTTCAGAAA CTATTCCGAGAAGTAAGAATAATGAAGGTTTTGAATCATCCCAACATAG TTAAGTTGTTTGAAGTGATCGAAACTGAGAAGACACTCTACCTTGTCATGGAGTACGCCAGTGGCG GAGAAGTATTTGATTACCTGGTGGCCCACGGcaggatgaaagaaaaagaagcccgAGCCAAATTCCGTCAG atagtGTCTGCTGTGCAGTACTGTCACCAGAAGTTCATTGTTCACAGAGATCTAAAG GCAGAAAACCTACTCTTGGATGCTGATATGAACATCAAGATTGCAGACTTTGGCTTTAGCAACGAATTCACCTTTGGGAACAAGCTGGATACTTTCTGTGGCAGTCCTCCTTATGCTGCCCCAGAACTCTTCCAGGGCAAAAAGTATGATGGTCCTGAAGTGGATGTGTGGAGCCTGGGAGTCATCCTCTATACACTGGTCAGCGGATCCCTGCCTTTTGATGGACAGAACCTCAAG GAGCTACGGGAGCGGGTACTGAGGGGAAAATACCGAATTCCGTTCTACATGTCCACGGACTGTGAAAACCTGCTTAAGAAATTTCTCATACTTAATCCTAGTAAGAGAGGCACTTTAGAG caAATTATGAAAGATCGGTGGATGAACGTGGGGCACGAGGATGATGAGCTAAAGCCTTATGTGGAACCACTCCCTGACTACAAGGACCCCCGGCGGACAG AGTTGATGGTGTCAATGGGTTACACACGGGAAGAGATCCAGGACTCGCTGGTGAGCCAGAGGTACAACGAAGTGATGGCCACCTATCTGCTTCTGGGCTACAAGAGTTCTGAG CTGGAAGGTGACAACATCACTCTGAAGCCCCGGCCTTCAGCTGACCTGTCCAACAGTAGTGCCCCATCTCCATCCCACAAGGTCCAGCGCAGTGTCTCTGCCAACCCTAAGCAGCGACGCTCCAGCGACCAGG CTGTCCCTGCCATCCCCACCTCGAATTCCTACTCTAAGAAGCCTCAGAGTAATAACGCAGACATGAAGCGGCCTGAGGAGGAGACTGGCCGGAAAGCCAGCAGCACCGTCAAAGTGCCTGCCAGccctctgcctggcctggagAGGAAGAAAACCACTCCCACCCCCTCCACA AACAGCGTCCTCTCCACCAGCACAAACCGAAGCAGGAACTCCCCACTTTTGGACAGGGCCAGCCTTGGCCAGTCCTCCATCCAGAACGGTAAAGACAG CCTAACCATGCCAGGGTCCCGGGCCTCCACGGCTTCTGCTTCCGCCGCGGTCTCTGCGGCCCGGCCCCGCCAGCACCAGAAATCCATGTCTGCCTCCGTACACCCCAACAAGGCCTCTGGGTTGCCCCCCACGGAGAGTAACTGTGAGGTGCCTCGGCCCAG CACAGCCCCCCAGCGTGTCCCTGTCGCCTCCCCCTCCGCCCACAACATCAGCAGCAGTGGTGGAGCCCCAGACAGAACTAATTTCCCCCGGGGTGTGTCCAGTCGAAGCACCTTCCATGCTGGGCAGCTCCGACAGGTGCGGGACCAGCAGAATCTGCCCTACGGTGTGACCCCAGCTTCTCCCTCTGGCCATAGCCAGGGCCGGCGGGGGGCCTCTGGCAGCATCTTCAGCAAGTTCACCTCCAAGTTTGTCCGCAG aaatctgTCTTTCAGGTTTGCCAGAAG GAACCTGAATGAACCTGAAAGCAAAGACCGAGTGGAGACGCTCAG ACCTCACGTCGTAGGCGGTGGAGGTAACgacaaggagaaggaggagtTCCGGGAGGCCAAGCCTCGTTCCCTGCGCTTCACCTGGAGCATGAAGACCACGAGCTCTATGGAGCCCAATGAGATGATGCGGGAGATCCGCAAGGTGCTGGACGCCAACAGCTGCCAGAGTGAGCTGCACGAGCGGTACATGCTGCTGTGCATGCATGGCACGCCAGGCCACGAGAACTTTGTGCAGTGGGAGATGGAGGTGTGCAAGCTGCCCCGGCTGTCTCTCAACGGTGTCCGGTTTAAGCGGATATCAGGCACCTCCATGGCCTTCAAAAACATTGCCTCCAAAATAGCCAACGAACTGAAGCTTTAA